The proteins below are encoded in one region of Triticum aestivum cultivar Chinese Spring chromosome 1B, IWGSC CS RefSeq v2.1, whole genome shotgun sequence:
- the LOC123132154 gene encoding uncharacterized protein, producing MNHVKSALLSGHRPHRLAAAAPQQLAATASFHSTPPLQRKRKTQWQHRFNYYAKRRRNRDTKRTMIRNLSEYAEQLFDSWRDEDEKKDASSGPSWFRGHRWVRDSRNNGFRPHEFFYDTVKSRGGFEFCTSDDDDEPETVFRNAFRGNQHTYYWSFESDDFPRRNSRRSHSESSGHWSYETDDEGEISTQTEVSVARQALGLSTSGPLKLEDVKSAYRTCALRWHPDRHHGSSKATAEEKFKRCSAAYQTLCDSLATA from the exons ATGAACCACGTCAAGTCGGCTCTTCTCTCAGGCCACCGCCCGCACCGTCTCGCGGCGGCGGCGCCGCAGCAGCTGGCGGCCACCGCGTCGTTCCACTCCACGCCTCCCCTGCAGCGGAAGCGCAAGACCCAGTGGCAACAC AGGTTCAATTATTATGCAAAACGCAGGAGAAATAGAGACACAAAAAGAACAATGATACGGAATCTCTCTGAGTATGCCGAGCAGCTCTTCGAT AGTTGGCGTGATGAAGATGAGAAAAAAGACGCATCTAGTGGACCTTCATGGTTTAGAGGACATCGTTGGGTCAGAGATTCGAGGAATAATGGTTTCCGTCCACATGAGTTTTTTTACGATACTGTCAAAAGCAGGG GGGGATTTGAGTTTTGCAcaagcgatgatgatgatgaaccagAGACTGTTTTTCGCAATGCTTTTCGTGGGAACCAGCACACATATTATTGGTCTTTTGAATCTGATGATTTTCCAAGGAGGAATTCGAGACGTTCTCATTCAGAAAGTTCCGGACACTGGAGTTATGAAACAGACGACGAGGGCGAAATATCCACCCAGACAGAGGTATCTGTGGCGCGTCAGGCTCTTGGATTGAGTACTTCTGGCCCACTAAAACTCGAAGATGTTAAAAGCGC ATACCGGACGTGTGCACTTAGATGGCATCCAGATCGTCATCATGGCTCATCGAAG GCTACCGCAGAGGAGAAATTCAAACGTTGCAGTGCAGCATACCAGACTCTGTGTGATAGTTTGGCTACTGCATAA